The Fulvivirga ligni genome window below encodes:
- a CDS encoding DUF6089 family protein, whose product MRIVLLLCLFLVSESLMAQSFYRLRNSRDIIASFGTGTTTYFGDLKDNGDYIDPKLNLNFGVQYFFHPYISGRAELSYFRIGGDDQDSDFPGKNRRNLSFRSDNIEFNVVGIIHAFPQGNRFYQRPTINPYAFIGIGGLYFNPKGEIPSTDWNGDPLADAGSYTALQPLQTEGVSYSRFAFVIPFGGGVKYKVNPFVNIGIEGGYRLTFTDYLDDVSTVYKDNNSFDSELARAMADRRNELDPALPALEADHIRGNPNDNDGYFMLSFKVEYYLPAQFFNTYKMKRGGRSRRPKRR is encoded by the coding sequence ATGCGAATAGTATTACTGCTTTGTCTTTTTCTAGTTTCTGAAAGCCTCATGGCCCAAAGTTTTTATAGACTTAGAAACTCCAGGGATATTATCGCATCCTTTGGAACGGGTACCACTACCTATTTCGGTGATCTAAAAGATAATGGGGATTACATAGACCCTAAATTGAACCTTAACTTTGGTGTACAATACTTCTTTCATCCATACATTTCTGGTCGTGCTGAACTAAGCTACTTTAGAATTGGTGGAGATGATCAGGATTCTGACTTTCCAGGAAAAAACAGAAGAAACCTATCTTTTAGGTCTGATAATATTGAATTTAACGTGGTAGGGATTATTCATGCCTTCCCACAAGGAAATAGATTCTATCAAAGACCCACCATAAATCCTTATGCTTTTATAGGCATAGGAGGCCTTTATTTCAACCCTAAAGGAGAAATACCTTCAACAGATTGGAATGGAGATCCACTAGCTGATGCTGGCTCTTACACTGCACTACAGCCATTACAAACAGAAGGTGTATCATATAGTCGATTCGCCTTTGTAATTCCATTTGGTGGTGGTGTAAAATATAAGGTTAATCCTTTTGTAAACATTGGCATAGAAGGAGGCTACAGATTGACGTTTACTGATTATTTAGATGACGTGAGTACTGTGTATAAGGATAACAATTCTTTTGATTCTGAATTAGCTCGAGCAATGGCTGATAGAAGAAATGAGCTAGATCCAGCTCTTCCAGCACTAGAAGCGGATCATATAAGAGGTAACCCTAACGATAATGATGGCTATTTCATGCTGAGCTTTAAAGTGGAATACTATCTGCCAGCCCAGTTCTTTAACACTTATAAGATGAAGCGTGGTGGAAGATCTAGAAGACCTAAGAGAAGGTAA